One genomic segment of Pseudoalteromonas sp. GCY includes these proteins:
- a CDS encoding alpha/beta fold hydrolase produces MNHSPIPLNITTSANIESIVVLHGLYMSGFVMRPLSARLGKSGYRILNLSYNTLTPDIDEICAAIDTFVGDRPAALVCHSMGGLVARAYLERGSAASKQIKKVVTLGTPHKGSAIAKHMHDKGLELLLKNSVEFLLSNNQDWPFDAKLYSIAGDLPIGLMPLLQKGSQSDGTVLLEETKLRGMAEHKVFHLSHTSLIYSRAVMDYICELLERP; encoded by the coding sequence ATGAACCACTCTCCTATTCCACTCAATATTACCACGAGCGCCAACATCGAGAGTATTGTTGTGCTGCATGGCTTGTATATGTCTGGCTTTGTGATGCGGCCGCTTAGCGCTCGCTTAGGTAAATCGGGCTACCGTATTCTCAATTTAAGCTATAACACATTAACGCCAGATATTGATGAGATCTGCGCCGCTATAGATACTTTTGTTGGCGACCGCCCCGCCGCACTCGTTTGCCACTCCATGGGAGGCTTAGTTGCAAGAGCATATTTAGAACGAGGTTCTGCTGCGAGCAAGCAAATAAAAAAAGTGGTGACCTTAGGGACACCACATAAAGGCAGTGCCATTGCCAAGCATATGCACGACAAAGGACTGGAGCTACTGTTAAAAAACAGTGTGGAGTTTTTATTATCTAACAATCAAGATTGGCCTTTCGACGCCAAGCTTTACAGTATTGCCGGTGACTTACCCATTGGACTAATGCCACTGCTACAAAAAGGTAGCCAGTCTGATGGCACTGTGTTGTTAGAAGAAACCAAGCTCAGAGGCATGGCCGAGCACAAAGTATTTCATCTCAGCCATACCAGCTTAATATATTCCCGTGCGGTAATGGACTATATCTGCGAGCTGTTAGAGAGGCCTTAG
- a CDS encoding porin, with protein MNFTLSNSTALIGLACLLTSSAVLAAERPVTMADIENLERQLAELKARFMTQNSELKAAAPVAKSTPQSDPVKPPTEPSTTLKTYATIRPTFGVINQDDASNWDVRDALSHAGIKVTHEFMLGWQAELHGEWGIDLANEGNFGKSRRAYTALGTPYGRFGIGKQRPPQYLFIAEYVDIFNHASSPFAYDPESIFFVDNLVTYRYELGPMTFIAAGQFNGDKGDNQTDLFNTGLSYDNAGLHAAITYQQNDVYDNEQHIGENQLWSGALAYQFTSRFYAAMAYQDKDYQRVSALDSRQGHTFDLSLAYQLAKHYKLKTGYFDFDDGYGSHDPLNQSFDGYNVTLEWLPTPPLRVHLEYLNKSFDNQIDMDSISIGFRYDYKQEWQFD; from the coding sequence ATGAATTTTACTTTGAGCAACTCAACCGCACTGATTGGCCTAGCCTGTTTACTAACTTCTTCAGCAGTTCTGGCAGCCGAGCGCCCTGTCACCATGGCCGACATTGAAAATCTTGAGCGGCAATTGGCTGAGCTTAAAGCTCGGTTTATGACGCAAAATAGCGAACTAAAGGCCGCAGCTCCGGTGGCAAAATCAACACCACAAAGTGACCCCGTAAAACCACCTACCGAGCCCTCAACCACGCTCAAAACCTATGCTACAATACGCCCGACATTTGGTGTAATCAATCAAGATGACGCAAGTAACTGGGATGTTCGTGACGCCTTATCCCACGCAGGGATTAAAGTGACTCATGAATTTATGCTGGGCTGGCAGGCTGAACTTCATGGTGAATGGGGCATCGATCTCGCCAATGAAGGAAATTTTGGCAAGTCACGCCGTGCTTATACTGCGCTAGGTACACCGTATGGTCGGTTTGGCATTGGCAAACAAAGGCCTCCACAGTATCTGTTTATTGCCGAATACGTTGATATTTTTAATCACGCCAGCAGCCCGTTTGCTTACGATCCAGAGAGTATTTTTTTCGTTGATAATTTAGTTACTTACCGCTACGAATTGGGGCCAATGACGTTTATCGCCGCAGGCCAATTTAATGGTGACAAAGGCGATAATCAAACGGATTTATTCAACACTGGGTTAAGTTACGATAACGCGGGTTTACACGCGGCGATTACTTATCAACAAAACGATGTGTACGATAACGAGCAGCATATTGGCGAAAACCAACTTTGGTCTGGTGCACTGGCTTATCAATTTACTTCCCGCTTTTACGCTGCCATGGCGTATCAGGACAAAGACTATCAACGCGTGAGCGCACTTGATTCTCGACAAGGCCACACCTTTGATCTTTCTTTGGCCTACCAACTCGCAAAACACTATAAACTCAAAACCGGATATTTTGATTTTGATGATGGTTACGGCAGTCATGATCCGCTTAATCAAAGCTTCGATGGCTACAATGTTACGCTTGAGTGGCTACCAACACCGCCCCTCAGAGTGCACTTGGAGTATTTGAACAAGTCCTTCGACAACCAAATCGATATGGACTCCATCTCCATTGGGTTTAGGTACGATTACAAGCAAGAGTGGCAATTTGATTAG
- a CDS encoding Dps family protein translates to MTNINSIGLDKAKSQALVTSLNTLLSSYQIQYMNARGFHWNIKGREFFELHLKFEEIYTLLLEKVDEIAERILTIEGNPLHAFSDYLENSEIKEAKGISNGTQALETLLDGYTTLISMQREILAQAGEAEDEGTAALMSDYIKEQEKLVWMLKAYLN, encoded by the coding sequence ATGACAAACATTAATTCTATCGGTTTAGACAAAGCAAAGAGCCAAGCGCTGGTAACGTCACTTAATACATTACTAAGCAGCTACCAAATTCAATATATGAATGCCCGTGGTTTTCACTGGAACATCAAAGGTCGTGAGTTTTTTGAACTACACCTAAAATTTGAAGAAATTTATACGCTACTGCTTGAGAAAGTAGACGAAATCGCAGAGCGTATTTTGACGATTGAAGGCAACCCATTGCATGCGTTTTCTGATTATTTGGAAAACAGCGAAATTAAAGAAGCAAAAGGCATCAGCAATGGTACACAAGCACTAGAAACCTTGCTTGATGGCTACACAACGCTTATTTCTATGCAGCGTGAAATTTTAGCACAGGCGGGTGAAGCCGAAGATGAAGGGACAGCAGCGCTAATGAGCGACTACATTAAAGAGCAAGAAAAGCTAGTGTGGATGCTTAAAGCGTATTTAAACTAA